The following proteins are co-located in the Alkalidesulfovibrio alkalitolerans DSM 16529 genome:
- a CDS encoding HDOD domain-containing protein, translated as MDNPAATPATDASDSLRELIRAVDALPSPPPVAVTILSSVHESSDFAEVAALTASDPALTLKVLKLANSSAYNRQGRIASLDKALVVVGVAALKSILLGTFIRGKLLADRSPSDPIILDFWKHSLGCAVTAQLLAERLAPELREDAFVAGMIHDLGKAALLVARSEAYERVLDYAARTGEDLSECERVAFGADHGLAGKWLAESWGLPPMLVDAVWLHHQADALSDFPGFGKRGKRDARDDQANALLGLVMLADRLCREAMVDYSGSLGDLESPLKSASLAARLQIKPQVLDDVRPLIAQRFAERADLYDISMDAATFYAEALQRANGKLVSLSVSGTREQATLARSRQVLEAASRLAASLATADTAEKMLDALANDVFSGLDCPRAAAFLAAEDETSRALGWLDGRRLATGDPTTWPAPLREMLTFPQTLKKEQRHGDILALPLQFAGERFGDVFLARPLSSCPFSEQEAAAYRQIAHLMAANLHRLALARQLAQRAEELSSALGRLSKARETAMQAERLAAVGQLAAGAAHEINNPLSIVYARAQLMEHKEQDTAKKRSLRQMMEQIERITGILQNLMDFARPAPPRLRETSLNDTVEKTLSLLADAMGASKVRVERDLDQTLPRVMADPAQLQSLIVNLCINAQHAMQHKGGGTLSVRTRNDPDKDRALLVVRDTGMGIKKEVLNRIFEPFFTTKEAGKGTGLGLSICYGIVQGHGGSIDIESEEGAFTEVVVGFPLPSLGKSAPVSREDPETRHGGGADVLVVDDEAHIRDILSEALTAEGFSVDTAKNGHEALQRISSGRYRLVLLDVVMPRLDGLSVLRALVAKRPGLPVIVLTGLAGQAEMRQIAELGAVCLTKPFQMDEILSHVRRLLAGEQDS; from the coding sequence GTGGATAACCCAGCCGCAACGCCCGCGACAGACGCCTCCGACAGTCTCAGAGAGCTCATCCGGGCCGTTGACGCCCTTCCCTCGCCGCCGCCCGTGGCGGTGACCATTCTCTCCTCGGTCCACGAGAGCAGCGACTTCGCCGAGGTCGCCGCGCTCACCGCCTCGGACCCCGCGTTGACCCTGAAAGTCCTGAAGCTGGCCAATTCTTCCGCATACAACCGGCAAGGCCGCATCGCATCCCTGGACAAGGCCTTGGTCGTCGTCGGCGTGGCCGCGCTCAAGTCCATCCTGCTCGGCACCTTCATCCGGGGCAAGCTGCTCGCCGACCGCTCGCCAAGCGATCCCATCATCCTGGACTTCTGGAAGCACTCCCTGGGCTGCGCCGTGACGGCCCAACTGCTGGCGGAACGACTAGCCCCCGAGTTGCGCGAGGACGCCTTCGTGGCGGGCATGATCCATGACCTGGGCAAGGCCGCGCTGCTCGTCGCAAGGTCCGAGGCCTACGAACGGGTGCTCGATTACGCGGCGCGCACCGGCGAGGATCTGAGCGAGTGCGAACGGGTGGCCTTCGGCGCTGACCACGGCCTGGCCGGAAAATGGCTGGCCGAGTCGTGGGGGCTGCCGCCCATGCTGGTCGACGCCGTCTGGCTGCACCACCAAGCCGACGCATTGTCGGATTTCCCGGGTTTCGGCAAACGTGGCAAGCGCGATGCCCGAGACGACCAAGCCAACGCCCTGCTTGGCCTCGTCATGCTCGCCGACCGCCTGTGCAGGGAAGCCATGGTCGACTACAGCGGCTCCCTGGGCGACCTCGAAAGTCCGCTCAAATCCGCCTCCCTTGCGGCCAGGCTGCAGATAAAGCCCCAAGTGCTCGACGACGTGCGGCCCCTGATCGCCCAACGGTTCGCCGAACGCGCCGACCTCTACGACATTTCCATGGACGCCGCGACCTTCTACGCCGAGGCCCTGCAACGGGCCAACGGCAAGCTCGTGTCGCTGTCCGTGTCCGGCACGCGCGAGCAGGCCACCCTGGCGCGCTCGCGTCAGGTTCTCGAAGCCGCGTCGCGTCTTGCCGCCTCGCTGGCCACGGCCGACACGGCGGAAAAGATGCTCGACGCCTTGGCGAACGACGTCTTCTCCGGACTCGATTGTCCGCGCGCCGCGGCCTTTCTCGCCGCCGAGGACGAAACCTCGCGCGCCTTGGGTTGGCTCGACGGCCGCAGGCTCGCGACAGGCGATCCAACGACGTGGCCCGCGCCGCTGCGCGAGATGCTCACCTTCCCGCAGACCTTGAAGAAAGAACAGCGCCACGGCGACATCCTGGCCCTGCCGCTACAGTTCGCGGGCGAGCGCTTCGGGGATGTGTTCCTCGCCCGCCCCCTGTCGAGTTGCCCGTTTTCCGAACAAGAGGCCGCCGCCTACCGGCAGATCGCGCACCTCATGGCCGCGAACCTCCACCGTCTGGCCCTGGCGCGCCAACTCGCGCAACGGGCCGAGGAACTTTCAAGCGCCCTGGGACGCCTCTCCAAGGCGCGCGAGACCGCCATGCAGGCCGAACGGCTCGCGGCCGTGGGCCAACTGGCGGCCGGAGCTGCCCACGAGATCAACAACCCCCTCTCCATCGTCTACGCCCGCGCCCAGCTCATGGAGCACAAGGAGCAGGACACGGCAAAAAAGCGCAGCCTGCGCCAGATGATGGAGCAGATCGAGCGCATCACGGGAATATTGCAAAATCTCATGGACTTCGCCCGGCCCGCCCCTCCCCGGCTGCGCGAAACCTCGCTCAACGACACGGTGGAAAAGACGCTTTCGCTGCTCGCGGACGCAATGGGCGCAAGCAAGGTGCGTGTCGAGCGCGACCTCGACCAGACACTGCCGCGCGTCATGGCCGACCCGGCCCAGTTGCAATCACTGATCGTGAACCTGTGCATCAATGCCCAGCACGCCATGCAGCACAAGGGCGGGGGTACGCTCTCCGTGCGCACCCGAAACGACCCGGACAAGGACCGCGCGCTGCTCGTGGTGCGTGACACCGGCATGGGCATCAAAAAGGAAGTTCTAAACCGCATTTTCGAGCCCTTCTTCACCACCAAGGAGGCGGGCAAAGGCACGGGGCTGGGGCTCTCCATCTGCTACGGCATCGTCCAAGGGCATGGCGGCTCCATCGACATCGAAAGCGAGGAAGGCGCGTTCACCGAGGTCGTGGTGGGATTCCCCCTGCCCTCCCTGGGAAAAAGCGCCCCGGTCTCCCGCGAGGACCCCGAGACGCGGCATGGCGGCGGGGCCGATGTCCTTGTCGTGGACGACGAGGCCCACATCCGCGACATCCTCTCCGAGGCGCTGACCGCCGAAGGCTTCAGCGTGGACACGGCGAAAAACGGTCACGAGGCCTTGCAACGCATCTCCTCGGGCCGCTACCGGCTGGTGCTGCTCGACGTTGTCATGCCCCGCCTGGACGGGCTCTCGGTGCTGCGAGCCCTGGTCGCCAAGCGGCCCGGCCTGCCCGTGATCGTGCTCACGGGGCTGGCCGGACAGGCCGAAATGCGTCAGATCGCCGAACTTGGGGCCGTGTGCCTGACCAAACCTTTCCAGATGGATGAAATTTTGTCCCACGTCCGCCGCCTGCTGGCCGGAGAGCAGGACTCATGA
- a CDS encoding HD domain-containing phosphohydrolase produces the protein MQRSTILLVDDEPGLLDVCREALGEKGHFVLAAGNGREALSVLEHEKIDCVVCDLRMPEMGGMDLLRESKRRGIDAEFIFLTGYGCVSNAVECLQLGAVDYMLKPFGIEDLAVRVDKALGERRLRASPGDGLGLSTVMGLGQALRARSSFSGQLKEFLSQVRGTFAPDVMTFFFPSNDGRRPVTFRANALKNGILSWWGLVAERVLELGKPRLFDPKGLAAAARAGRDMPAAMPPMSLMIAPLVNGSERIGASVVIRLGEDNPYSMGDLQLLSFFCSHAAAVLDCTAKHRQIEDLNMGVITSLVRAVEAKDPYTCGHSERVAEYAVALGEAFGLSRHERELVRIAGLLHDIGKIGVPDSILNKPEGLTQDEYDIMQRHPAIGRDIISRVAVLDDVLPLIYHHHERMDGSGYPDRLMGDNIPLLSRIISVADGYEAMVSNRAYRNGLASRMAMETLLKGAGSQWDRRIVEVFGDLVTLGRVQAPVLA, from the coding sequence ATGCAGCGCAGCACCATACTCCTCGTTGATGATGAACCCGGACTTCTCGATGTCTGTCGAGAAGCGTTGGGTGAAAAAGGGCATTTTGTCCTCGCCGCGGGCAATGGCCGCGAAGCCCTTTCGGTGCTCGAACACGAGAAAATCGATTGCGTGGTCTGCGATCTGCGCATGCCTGAGATGGGTGGCATGGACCTTTTGCGTGAGTCCAAACGCCGCGGCATCGACGCCGAATTCATCTTTCTCACTGGGTACGGCTGCGTTTCCAATGCCGTCGAGTGCCTCCAGCTTGGTGCCGTGGACTACATGCTCAAGCCGTTCGGAATCGAGGATCTGGCCGTGCGCGTGGACAAGGCGCTGGGCGAGAGACGCTTGCGCGCTTCTCCGGGAGACGGGCTGGGCCTGTCCACGGTCATGGGGCTTGGGCAGGCATTGCGTGCGCGCAGCAGTTTCAGCGGCCAGCTCAAGGAATTTCTCTCGCAGGTTCGCGGCACGTTCGCGCCCGATGTCATGACTTTCTTCTTCCCTTCCAACGACGGCCGGCGCCCCGTGACTTTCCGGGCGAACGCCTTGAAGAACGGGATCCTGAGTTGGTGGGGACTCGTGGCCGAGCGGGTCCTGGAACTCGGCAAACCCAGGCTTTTCGACCCAAAGGGACTTGCGGCGGCGGCCAGGGCCGGCAGGGACATGCCTGCGGCCATGCCGCCCATGAGCCTCATGATCGCCCCTCTGGTCAACGGTTCCGAGCGCATCGGGGCCTCGGTCGTGATCCGGCTCGGAGAGGACAATCCCTACTCCATGGGCGATCTGCAGCTTCTTTCGTTTTTCTGCTCGCACGCCGCCGCGGTGCTCGACTGCACCGCCAAGCATCGCCAGATCGAGGACCTGAACATGGGGGTCATCACCTCGTTGGTGCGCGCGGTCGAGGCCAAGGACCCGTATACCTGCGGCCATTCCGAGCGAGTGGCCGAGTACGCGGTGGCGCTCGGCGAGGCGTTCGGCCTTTCGCGGCACGAGCGCGAACTGGTGCGCATCGCCGGACTTTTGCACGACATCGGCAAGATCGGCGTGCCGGATTCGATCCTGAACAAGCCAGAGGGGCTGACACAGGACGAGTATGACATCATGCAACGTCACCCCGCCATCGGCCGCGACATCATCAGTCGCGTGGCCGTCCTCGACGACGTTTTGCCCCTCATCTACCATCACCACGAGCGCATGGACGGCAGCGGATACCCCGACCGCCTCATGGGCGACAACATTCCCCTTCTTTCGCGCATCATCAGTGTGGCCGACGGCTACGAGGCCATGGTCTCCAACCGGGCCTACAGGAACGGCCTGGCTTCACGCATGGCCATGGAGACCTTGCTCAAGGGCGCCGGGAGCCAGTGGGACCGCCGTATAGTCGAAGTCTTTGGCGATCTGGTGACCCTTGGCCGCGTCCAGGCTCCCGTTTTGGCCTGA
- a CDS encoding bacteriohemerythrin, with amino-acid sequence MPNSLFIIWGPSNTLGIPIIDEQHRAIVSTINSFYFFVKHGSGPRMVAPVLGILEHYTAIHFKLEEELMRRAAYPGLEEHKVLHRKLAERTKTIALEAARDYDVDMKALSFLKEWWLDHINKEDRLYAPHVCKLMHCDVGAPHH; translated from the coding sequence ATGCCCAATTCGCTCTTTATTATATGGGGCCCGTCGAACACCCTGGGTATCCCCATCATCGACGAACAGCACCGGGCCATCGTCTCGACCATCAATTCCTTCTATTTTTTCGTGAAGCACGGCAGCGGGCCGCGTATGGTCGCTCCGGTGCTTGGCATCCTTGAGCACTACACGGCCATCCATTTCAAGCTTGAGGAAGAGTTGATGCGCCGAGCCGCATATCCCGGGCTCGAAGAGCACAAGGTCCTGCACCGCAAGCTGGCTGAACGGACCAAAACCATCGCCCTCGAAGCCGCACGGGACTACGACGTGGACATGAAGGCCTTGTCGTTCCTCAAGGAGTGGTGGCTCGATCATATCAACAAGGAAGACCGCCTGTACGCGCCGCACGTCTGCAAGCTCATGCACTGCGATGTTGGCGCGCCGCACCACTGA
- the chrA gene encoding chromate efflux transporter, whose amino-acid sequence MNEDRSSLGVIFRVFLRLGLTSFGGPVAHLGYFREEFVNRRKWMSDRDYADLVALCQFLPGPASSQVGMAVGSARGGTLGAMAAWIGFTMPSAVLMIAFAFGAMAMGEATGNAGWLHGFKLVAVAVVAQAVWGMAKSLCPDRIRASMALLAALFVIFVPGVWGQIGAIMLGGIAGRLILSGEAPTGEAVALGRRQKLWAQGHLLAFLGLLVALPVLASSTDSQAIRLFDSFYRAGSLVFGGGHVVLPLLQAEVVTPGLVTNELFLAGYGMAQAVPGPLFTFAAYLGAAMQPAPNGILGGMIALVAVFLPSYLLVMGVLPYWRMLVGAAGARSAMMGVNAAVVGLLLAALYHPVWTSAVRTSMDFALALAAFGALTYWKVPPWLVVASMALAGAILI is encoded by the coding sequence ATGAATGAAGACAGATCGTCTCTTGGCGTCATTTTCCGCGTTTTCTTGCGTCTCGGCCTGACCTCCTTCGGCGGACCGGTGGCCCACCTGGGCTACTTCCGGGAGGAGTTCGTCAACCGCCGCAAGTGGATGAGTGACCGCGACTACGCCGACCTCGTTGCCCTGTGCCAGTTCCTGCCCGGCCCGGCGAGCAGCCAGGTGGGCATGGCCGTGGGTTCGGCGCGCGGGGGAACACTCGGGGCCATGGCCGCCTGGATAGGCTTCACAATGCCCTCCGCCGTCCTGATGATCGCCTTCGCCTTCGGCGCTATGGCCATGGGCGAGGCAACGGGCAATGCGGGCTGGCTGCACGGCTTCAAGCTCGTGGCCGTGGCCGTCGTGGCACAGGCCGTCTGGGGCATGGCCAAGAGCCTGTGCCCGGACAGAATCCGCGCCAGCATGGCTCTTCTGGCCGCGTTGTTCGTGATCTTCGTGCCGGGTGTGTGGGGCCAGATCGGCGCGATCATGCTCGGCGGAATCGCCGGGCGGCTGATCCTCTCCGGCGAGGCCCCGACCGGGGAGGCGGTCGCGCTCGGCAGGCGGCAGAAGCTCTGGGCGCAAGGCCACCTTCTGGCCTTCCTCGGGCTGCTCGTCGCCCTGCCCGTTCTCGCCTCCTCGACGGACAGCCAGGCCATACGTCTCTTCGACAGCTTCTACCGCGCCGGCTCGCTGGTCTTCGGCGGCGGCCACGTGGTGCTGCCGCTGCTGCAGGCCGAGGTCGTCACGCCCGGGCTGGTCACGAACGAACTGTTCCTGGCCGGATATGGCATGGCCCAGGCCGTACCCGGTCCGCTCTTCACCTTCGCGGCTTACCTCGGCGCGGCCATGCAGCCCGCGCCAAACGGAATCCTGGGGGGCATGATCGCCCTGGTCGCGGTCTTTCTGCCGTCCTATCTGCTGGTCATGGGGGTTTTGCCGTACTGGCGCATGCTCGTGGGGGCGGCAGGCGCGCGCTCGGCCATGATGGGCGTCAACGCGGCCGTGGTGGGGCTTCTCCTCGCCGCGCTCTACCACCCGGTCTGGACCAGCGCGGTGCGCACGTCAATGGACTTCGCCCTGGCCCTTGCGGCCTTCGGAGCGTTGACCTACTGGAAAGTTCCGCCCTGGCTCGTGGTGGCCTCAATGGCCCTGGCAGGAGCGATCCTCATCTGA
- the purU gene encoding formyltetrahydrofolate deformylase: protein MSLDTTARLLITCPDKPGIVAAVTNFLFSHGANINALDQHSTDPEGGTFFMRLEFQTPHLDVTSEALKDAFARTVAERFGMDWRMNHAGKPKRMAVLVSRHEHCLLELLWRFARGELHCEVTDVISNHPVHREQVESFGVPYHYVPVQKDGKDEAEARIVEILDGRVDLVVLARYMQILSPAFVDRFAGRIINIHHSFLPAFVGADPYRQAYEKGVKIIGATAHYVTADLDQGPIIEQDVTRVTHRQNVTDLRDLGRDLERQVLARAVRWHLEDRVIVHGNKTVVF from the coding sequence ATGAGCCTGGACACGACCGCACGCCTTCTCATCACCTGCCCGGACAAGCCCGGCATAGTGGCCGCAGTCACGAACTTCCTGTTCTCCCACGGAGCGAACATCAACGCCCTGGACCAGCACTCCACAGACCCGGAGGGCGGCACGTTCTTCATGCGCCTGGAATTCCAGACGCCGCACCTCGACGTGACCAGCGAGGCGCTCAAGGACGCCTTCGCGCGGACCGTGGCCGAACGCTTCGGCATGGACTGGCGCATGAACCATGCCGGAAAACCCAAGCGCATGGCCGTGCTCGTCTCGCGTCATGAGCATTGCCTGCTGGAGTTGCTGTGGCGTTTTGCGCGCGGTGAGCTGCACTGCGAGGTCACGGATGTGATCAGCAACCATCCGGTGCATCGCGAACAGGTGGAGAGCTTCGGCGTTCCCTATCACTACGTTCCCGTGCAAAAGGACGGCAAGGACGAGGCCGAGGCTCGGATCGTCGAGATCCTCGACGGCCGCGTCGATCTGGTGGTGCTCGCGCGCTACATGCAAATCCTCTCCCCCGCCTTCGTGGACCGCTTCGCCGGGCGCATCATCAACATCCACCACTCCTTCCTGCCCGCCTTCGTGGGGGCCGATCCCTACCGCCAGGCCTACGAGAAGGGCGTGAAGATCATCGGAGCCACGGCGCACTACGTCACGGCCGATCTGGATCAAGGCCCCATCATCGAACAGGACGTGACCCGCGTGACCCACCGCCAGAACGTGACGGACCTTCGCGATCTGGGCCGCGACCTGGAGCGTCAGGTCCTGGCCCGTGCCGTACGTTGGCACCTGGAGGACCGGGTCATCGTGCACGGCAACAAGACCGTGGTCTTTTAG
- a CDS encoding DUF1318 domain-containing protein, with the protein MIRKISRSMAALVALLFVGACVTVNIYFPAAEVSKTADQIVEDVYAAPEGENAAPQGVPPSSSLARMLASLVSPAVAHAQQETTVSNAAIRGLKDQIAQNHQQLVPFYNSGNVGIAADGSLALRNNDGLSVQQVASVQRIIAADNAARRNLYAEVAKALNTTETGRVQAVFARTWRDKAQSGWWIQEDNGAWRQK; encoded by the coding sequence ATGATCCGCAAGATTTCCAGGAGCATGGCGGCGCTCGTGGCGCTCCTTTTCGTCGGCGCCTGCGTCACGGTGAACATCTATTTCCCGGCCGCCGAGGTCAGCAAAACCGCCGACCAGATCGTGGAGGACGTGTACGCCGCGCCCGAAGGCGAGAATGCCGCCCCGCAAGGCGTGCCGCCGAGCAGTTCCCTGGCGCGGATGCTGGCTTCCCTCGTCTCCCCGGCCGTGGCCCACGCCCAGCAGGAGACCACCGTCAGCAACGCCGCCATCAGGGGGCTCAAGGACCAGATCGCCCAGAACCACCAGCAGCTCGTCCCCTTCTACAATTCGGGCAACGTGGGCATCGCTGCGGACGGCTCGCTCGCGCTTCGCAACAACGACGGTCTCTCGGTGCAGCAGGTGGCCTCGGTGCAACGGATCATCGCGGCCGACAACGCCGCGCGCAGGAACCTCTACGCGGAAGTGGCCAAGGCGCTGAACACCACGGAGACGGGCCGGGTCCAGGCCGTCTTCGCCCGCACCTGGCGCGACAAAGCCCAGTCGGGCTGGTGGATTCAGGAAGACAACGGAGCTTGGCGGCAGAAGTAG
- a CDS encoding MinD/ParA family protein, translating to MSRAPGAPGARVLAVASGKGGVGKTSVAVHLALALAARRKRVCLLDADLGLANVDILLGLSPSRTLEDVLFDDLPLEQALVRAAPGLDVLPGSSGVQRMADLPRVARERLVREAQKLMGYDLLIVDTSPGISRQIVSLCLAAGEVVVVTTPEATSVTDAYALIKVMVQNGLARRPHLLINRAKSQAQARLIFEKLDSTARRYLNRDCGLLGVLPDDAGLSRAAALRRPLREVCPAAGITRAFDVLAESLADARGPLSRAGRIAPDFFRDFLVRAMAEAAQAEPPLKTSQQKMSAAKGGTLPGLCDRLAALDDLVKALPNATDGAGARAIYARLADELTRLRRDAALAENRDPESGLLKPRPKAALLCDDPAMREVLADILDEVGLSPFDAPPDGKLPDFKNPPALAVACWDGPPTSLAAFADAVRGSPLLTLPGLGTDPTPCPGAVVVRRPFRLDELRRTIVRLSNRPAN from the coding sequence ATGAGCCGCGCTCCTGGCGCGCCCGGCGCGCGGGTGCTGGCCGTGGCCTCGGGCAAGGGAGGCGTGGGCAAGACCAGCGTGGCCGTGCACCTTGCCCTGGCCTTGGCCGCGCGCAGGAAGCGCGTCTGCCTGCTGGACGCGGACCTGGGCCTGGCCAACGTGGACATCCTGCTCGGCCTTTCCCCGAGCCGCACCCTGGAGGACGTGCTCTTCGACGATCTGCCGCTCGAACAGGCGCTCGTGCGGGCGGCTCCGGGGCTCGACGTCCTGCCCGGAAGCTCCGGCGTGCAACGCATGGCCGACCTGCCGCGCGTCGCCCGCGAACGCTTGGTGCGCGAGGCGCAAAAGCTCATGGGCTACGATCTGCTCATCGTGGATACCTCGCCGGGCATCAGCCGCCAGATTGTCTCCCTGTGTCTGGCGGCCGGGGAGGTCGTGGTCGTGACCACGCCCGAGGCGACCTCCGTGACCGACGCCTACGCGCTCATCAAGGTCATGGTCCAAAACGGCTTGGCCCGCCGTCCGCACTTGCTCATCAACAGAGCAAAGAGCCAGGCCCAGGCGCGACTGATCTTCGAAAAACTCGACTCAACGGCCAGACGCTACCTGAACCGCGACTGCGGCCTCCTGGGCGTGCTCCCCGATGACGCGGGACTTTCCCGCGCCGCCGCGCTCAGACGCCCGCTGCGCGAGGTCTGTCCGGCCGCCGGGATCACCAGAGCCTTCGATGTCCTGGCGGAAAGCCTAGCGGACGCCAGGGGGCCGCTTAGCCGCGCCGGGCGCATCGCCCCGGACTTCTTTCGCGACTTTTTGGTGCGCGCCATGGCCGAGGCAGCGCAAGCCGAGCCCCCCTTGAAGACATCGCAACAAAAGATGTCCGCCGCCAAAGGGGGAACCCTGCCCGGCCTTTGCGACCGTCTGGCCGCCCTGGACGACCTCGTGAAGGCCCTGCCCAACGCCACGGACGGCGCGGGCGCGCGCGCCATCTACGCCCGCCTGGCCGACGAACTGACCCGCCTGCGCCGCGACGCGGCCCTGGCCGAGAACCGGGACCCGGAAAGCGGCCTTTTGAAGCCCCGCCCCAAGGCGGCCCTGCTCTGCGACGACCCGGCCATGCGAGAGGTGCTCGCGGATATCCTCGACGAGGTCGGGCTTTCGCCCTTTGACGCTCCGCCCGACGGAAAACTTCCGGATTTCAAGAACCCTCCCGCCCTGGCCGTGGCCTGCTGGGATGGCCCCCCGACCTCGCTTGCGGCTTTTGCCGACGCCGTGCGTGGCAGCCCGCTCCTGACCCTGCCTGGACTTGGAACCGACCCGACCCCCTGCCCTGGCGCGGTGGTCGTTCGCCGTCCCTTCCGGCTCGACGAACTGCGCCGGACCATCGTCCGCCTCTCGAATCGCCCCGCTAACTGA
- a CDS encoding PadR family transcriptional regulator → MEREIELAFIKLHILHHAAEEDVFGLGLIEELARHGYTLSPGTLYPVLAKLCRQGLLSVTTRVVNHKQRKYYRTTPEGDALLARLQRKVGELSRELLDEDTGHE, encoded by the coding sequence ATGGAACGAGAAATCGAACTGGCCTTCATCAAACTGCACATCCTGCACCACGCCGCCGAGGAGGACGTCTTCGGCCTGGGGCTCATCGAGGAGCTTGCCCGCCACGGATACACGCTCTCCCCCGGAACGCTCTATCCGGTGCTGGCCAAACTCTGCCGCCAGGGGCTCCTGTCCGTGACCACCCGCGTCGTCAACCACAAGCAACGCAAATACTACCGCACCACGCCCGAGGGAGACGCGCTTCTGGCCAGACTGCAACGCAAGGTGGGCGAACTCTCCCGCGAACTTCTCGACGAGGACACCGGTCATGAATGA